ATCCACTGCCGCGTGGCGGCGGTGCCCGTCCCCGTGGGCTCGGGCAGCGGCCTGTCGATGAACTGCGCCTGCCCGCCCTCGCGCCACGGCGGCATCACGCAGCGGCGGGCCGTCCGGTTGGCCACCTCGCTGCCGTGGTCGCGGCGGATCACGTGCAGGCACAGGTCGAGCCCCGAGGCGACGCCCGCCGAGGTGAGCACGTCGCCGTCGTCGACGAACAACACGTCGGGGTCGACCCGCACCTGCGGGAAGAAGCGGCGCAGGGCGGCCGCGTGCATCCAGTGGGTGGTCGCGCGCCTGCCGTCGAGCAGGCCCGCCGCGGCCAGCACGAACGCGCCCGTGCAGATGGACATCACCCTCGGCCGCCCGCGCAGGGCGTCGCGCAGCCGGTCGGGGATGGTCCCCGAGGTCAGCGCGGGACCGCCGTGGACGCCCGGCACCAGCACGGTGTCGGCGCTGTCGAGGACCTCGAGCCCGTGGTCGGGCAGCACGCTGTAGCCGGCTTTCGTCCTGACCGGAGCCCTGTCGAGCGAACAGGTGACGACCTCGTACAGATGACCGCCCTCGCCGTCGCGGGCCGACAGGAAGAGCTGGCCTGGGATGCCCAGGTCGAGCGGGGCGAAGTCGTCGAGCACGACCACCGCGATCCGATGGGTCATGGCCGGATTCTTTCACATATTGGCTATCAGGCCACTCATGCCGAAATATCGAGAGCCGGGAGAATCTTCGGCATGAGAGTGCATCGTGCGTGGCTGGTGGCAGGCGTCGCGTTTGTGGCGATCCTGGGCGCGGCGGGGTTCCGCGCGACCCCCGGAGTCCTGATCACCCCGCTCCACGAGGAGTTCGGCTGGTCCACCGGGGAGATCTCGCTCGCCGTCTCGATCAATCTGGTCCTGTACGGCCTGACCGCCCCCTTCGCCGCCGCTCTCATGGACCGCTTCGGCATGCGCAGGGTCGTCTCCGCCGCGCTCACCCTGGTCGCGCTCGGCAGCGGGCTGACCGTGTTCATGGGGGCAAGCTGGCAGCTCGTGCTCTGCTGGGGCGTGCTCGTCGGCCTGGGCACCGGCTCGATGGCACTGGTCTTCGTGGCGACCGTCACCGACCGGTGGTTCGTCAGGCACAGGGGCGTCGTCACGGGCGTGCTCACCGCCGGTGGGGCCACGGGTCAGCTCGCCTTCCTGCCCGTGCTGGCGTGGCTGGCCGAGGGGCCCGGCTGGCGGGTCGCCTCCCTCACCGTGACGGCCGCCGCCCTGATCGTCGTGCCGCTGGTGTGGGTGTTCCTGCGCGACCACCCCTCCGACGTGGGCACCACCCCGCTCGGCGGCCCCGCCGTCGAGGTGCGCAGGCCGACGGCCAACGCCGCCGTCAGGGCGCTGGCCGTCCTGCGGAGCGCGGCGCGGACCCGCGCCTTCTGGTTCCTGGCGGGCGGCTTCGCCATCTGCGGCGCGAGCACCAACGGCCTGGTCGGCACGCACTTCATCCCCGCGGCACACGACCACGGCATGCCCCAGGGCACCGCGGCGGGCCTGCTGGCGCTGGTCGGGATCTTCGACGTCGTCGGCACCGTCGCCTCCGGCTGGCTCAGCGACAAGGTCGACCCCAAGGTGCTGCTCGGCGTCTACTACGCGCTGCGCGGGCTGTCGCTCATGGTCCTGCCGGGGCTGTTCGCCGCCACCACCGAGCCGAGCATGTTGCTGTTCATCATCTTCTACGGCCTCGACTGGGTGGCCACAGTGCCGCCCACCGTCGCGCTGTGCAGGAAGATCTACGGCGCCGACGGCTCGGTGGTCTTCGGCTGGGTGTTCGCCTCCCACCAGGTCGGCGCGGCGATCGCCGCCGTCGGCGCCGGGCTCACCCGCGACCACCTGGGCGCCTACGACCTCGCCTGGTACGCCGCGGGCGCGCTGTGCCTGCTGGCGGCGGCGATGTCGCTGGCCGTGCGGCATGCTGGAACCCATGATGGTGCTCCCGCTGGTGGTCAGGATCGAACGCGCGACGCCTCCCGAGCGCACTGACGCGCTGGAGGCGGCCGCCATGGCCGTGCTCGGCCTGCTCGACGACCCCGGCGAGTGGCAGGCCGAGCTCGAGACCTGGCAGTCCACGGGCAGGATCCGCAAGGTGGTGCGCAGGGCGCGCGGCGCCGAATGGCGCAGGGCGCTCGAGCTGCCCGGCCGTACGGTCGAGCACGGCAGCGCGGAGGTGCGCGTCCACCCGCCCGTCCCGCTGGACGCCTGGCCGAAGGAGCTGGCCAAGCTGCAGGTGGGCGGCACGGAGCTGGCCGACTCCGCCGAGCCGGGACCGGCCGAACCGCCGGTCCTGTGGG
This window of the Nonomuraea africana genome carries:
- a CDS encoding GlxA family transcriptional regulator: MTHRIAVVVLDDFAPLDLGIPGQLFLSARDGEGGHLYEVVTCSLDRAPVRTKAGYSVLPDHGLEVLDSADTVLVPGVHGGPALTSGTIPDRLRDALRGRPRVMSICTGAFVLAAAGLLDGRRATTHWMHAAALRRFFPQVRVDPDVLFVDDGDVLTSAGVASGLDLCLHVIRRDHGSEVANRTARRCVMPPWREGGQAQFIDRPLPEPTGTGTAATRQWMLEHLDDPLDLAALADHARMSVRTFTRRFREETGLSPARWLARQRVEHARHLLETTDLAVAQIAKRAGFGTAVSLRQHLHAAVGVPPLAYRQTFRGS
- a CDS encoding aminoacyl-tRNA hydrolase gives rise to the protein MMVLPLVVRIERATPPERTDALEAAAMAVLGLLDDPGEWQAELETWQSTGRIRKVVRRARGAEWRRALELPGRTVEHGSAEVRVHPPVPLDAWPKELAKLQVGGTELADSAEPGPAEPPVLWENPALEMSAGKAMAQAGHAAQLAWWASSPEDRAVWRAMGLRVSVRRAEGFDELAAGGLPVVRDAGFTEIAPGSCTFVADVPWLRVRS
- a CDS encoding MFS transporter produces the protein MRVHRAWLVAGVAFVAILGAAGFRATPGVLITPLHEEFGWSTGEISLAVSINLVLYGLTAPFAAALMDRFGMRRVVSAALTLVALGSGLTVFMGASWQLVLCWGVLVGLGTGSMALVFVATVTDRWFVRHRGVVTGVLTAGGATGQLAFLPVLAWLAEGPGWRVASLTVTAAALIVVPLVWVFLRDHPSDVGTTPLGGPAVEVRRPTANAAVRALAVLRSAARTRAFWFLAGGFAICGASTNGLVGTHFIPAAHDHGMPQGTAAGLLALVGIFDVVGTVASGWLSDKVDPKVLLGVYYALRGLSLMVLPGLFAATTEPSMLLFIIFYGLDWVATVPPTVALCRKIYGADGSVVFGWVFASHQVGAAIAAVGAGLTRDHLGAYDLAWYAAGALCLLAAAMSLAVRHAGTHDGAPAGGQDRTRDASRAH